The Synergistota bacterium genomic sequence GCGCATTTATAATTATACCATTACTTCACCTCGCGGTGAAGGGTATGCTTATTACACCATCTACAGTATTTTCTTGTTTCAAAACGCCCCTGTTTCCCTTTTCTATTCATTAACACCGTATAATTTCT encodes the following:
- the rpmG gene encoding 50S ribosomal protein L33, which produces MADILTLACSECKRRNYTVLMNRKGKQGRFETRKYCRWCNKHTLHREVK